Proteins from a single region of Apium graveolens cultivar Ventura chromosome 7, ASM990537v1, whole genome shotgun sequence:
- the LOC141674839 gene encoding uncharacterized protein LOC141674839 — MIEKTLSTFHPNTMILAQQYRERNFQKYGELISLLLVAEKNNELLLKNHQIRPTGSAQLPEVHNTAFLKNERGKGHKRGRSYGRNRGRGNFRGRFHNQYHSGHLKWQRDGYNSGHQKWQREVPNKRKAPQEGENRGICHMCGSEGHWQRTCRTPKHLVDLYESSKRNNGKRVETDFTNYNLVNEPVNKASNEIDTGSNLYYGLDD; from the coding sequence ATGATTGAAAAGACCCTCTCAACCTTTCACCCCAACACTATGATCCTGGCTCAACAATATAGGGAGCGTAATTTTCAGAAATATGGTGAGCTGATATCTCTCCTTCTTGTGGCTGAAAAGAATAATGAGTTGCTACTGAAAAATCATCAGATACGTCCCACAGGCTCTGCCCAGTTACCTGAAGTACATAACACGGCATTCCTGAAGAATGAACGTGGGAAAGGGCATAAAAGAGGACGGAGTTATGGACGAAACCGTGGACGTGGAAATTTTCGTGGTCGGTTTCACAATCAATATCATTCTGGCCACCTGAAGTGGCAACGTGATGGTTACAACTCTGGCCACCAGAAATGGCAACGTGAAGTGCCAAATAAAAGAAAGGCGCCCCAAGAAGGAGAGAACCGAGGCATCTGTCATATGTGCGGATCTGAGGGGCACTGGCAACGTACTTGTCGCACACCCAAACATCTTGTTGATCTCTACGAGTCATCCAAAAGGAATAATGGAAAGAGAGTAGAAACCGACTTCACTAATTATAATCTAGTTAATGAACCAgtcaataaggcctcaaatgaaATAGACACTGGTTCTAATCTTTATTATGGTTTAGACGACTAG
- the LOC141674840 gene encoding uncharacterized protein LOC141674840, translated as MANLAKLEFVALDVSGNNYLSWVLDAELHLSANGLKDTIDPEKIPTVEQDAKAIIFLRHHIHEDLKSEYLTIKNPLTLWNNLKDRFDHQKLVHLPSARYDWINLRLQDFKSVAEYNSALFKISSK; from the coding sequence ATGGCGAATCTTGCAAAATTAGAGTTTGTTGCCTTGGATGTTTCCGGAAATAATTATTTGTCATGGGTCCTTGATGCAGAATTACACCTTAGTGCTAATGGCCTAAAAGATACTATTGACCCGGAAAAGATCCCAACTGTTGAACAAGATGCAAAAGCGATTATCTTTCTTAGGCATCACATCCACGAAGATCTAAAATCTGAATACCTCACTATCAAAAATCCACTCACCCTTTGGAATAATCTCAAGGATAGATTTGATCACCAAAAACTTGTTCACTTGCCATCTGCCCGATATGACTGGATTAATTTGAGGTTACAAGATTTCAAATCTGTAGCTGAATATAATTCTGCTCTTTTCAAGataagctcaaaataa